Genomic segment of Polynucleobacter necessarius:
GTGCCATTCTGATTGAGATTGGCAATGAGTATGAGCACTTTAAAAAGGCATTCTTACAGATACCTGTCATTTGGATGGAAGTATCTGCGGGCGATGAGCAAGTCCTACTCATTCAAGCGGAAGACTTACGTTAACTTACTAAGGTCTTAGCTGAGCTCCGCAGCGGCAGAGATGGCTTGATCAATTCGCTCTACTGGTATCACCCTTAATCCCGGAATCTTTGGCATATTGGCCTTCGGAATAATTGCCACCGTAAAGCCAAGCTTAGCCGCTTCTTTCAGGCGCTCCTGGCCACGTGGACATGGTCGAATCTCTCCAGCCAAACCAACCTCACCAAAGACAATTAACTCTTTAGGCAAGGCTTTATTCCGAATTGAAGATTGAATTGCTAATAACACTGCCAAGTCAGCTGCTGGCTCGGAGATCTTCACGCCACCCACTGCGTTTAAGAAGACGTCTTGATCAAAGCACGCTATACCAGCATGACGATGCAAGACGGCCAACAACATTGCAAGACGAGCTTGCTCTAGTCCAACCGCCAATCTTCTTGGATTAGGGATATGCGCTGTATCTACTAAAGCCTGAATTTCTACCAAGAGTGGGCGACTACCCTCTTGCGTTACCAATACACAGGCACCAGGCACCATCTCCGCATGCTGGGATAGGAAAATGGCAGAAGGATTAGCAACACCACGCAAACCTTTTTCAGTCATGGCAAATACACCGAGCTCATTGACTGCGCCAAAACGGTTTTTAATCGAGCGCACCAATCTAAACGAAGAGTGAGTATCACCCTCAAAGTAGAGAACTGTATCGACAATGTGCTCAAGCACACGGGGACCAGCTAAGTGACCATCTTTTGTCACATGCCCCACCATCAAGACACAGATGCCACTGGATTTTGCAGCTCTCGTCAGTTGCGCAGCACACTCGCGCACTTGCGCAACAGAACCTGGAGCTGAACTCAATACTTCTGAATATAAGGTCTGAATAGAGTCCACCACCAAGACCTGCGGCTTCACCGTATCCATAATGGATAAGAGTTTTTCCAGCTGAATTTCTGCCAGTACTTCTAATTGAGGGGCATCCAATGCAATCCGTTTTGCTCGTAATGCAATTTGCGCAGCAGATTCTTCACCGCTACTGTAAAGAACATTCATGCCAGCAGCACTCATCTCTGCAAGCGCCTGTAGTAGTAAGGTTGATTTACCAATACCTGGATCTCCGCCTAACAAAACAACTCCACCAGGAACTAATCCACCACCCAACACACGATCAAACTCTTCGACGCCAGTACTAAAGCGCGGGAGATCTTCAGCACTGATAGCGGAAAGTTTTTGACGAGGGAGTGACTGCGCTAAACCCTGAAAACGGGTATTCGAGCTCACCTCAGGCAAACCTTCTTCTAGCGTATTCCATGCCTGGCATGAAGGGCATTGTCCTTGCCACTTAGCAGAGGTTCCACCGCATGACTGACAGATATAGATTGTTTTAATCTTGGCCAAAGTATTACCCAGTAATTAATAAGTGAGTGCAGCAGTAAAAATCAATTAATCGAGCTGTGTGCCCGCTTTATTCTCTTGAGCACGCTTAGGTGCATCTTTGCGACGTTGCTCTACATCTGCTGCACGAGCAGCTGCTGCCTTTTGCTTCTCTTCAAATTCTTTCTGATTGGCTACACGCTCAGCTGCTTTTTCAGCAGAGGCGCGCTCGGCGATCTTAGCGGCATCGCGCTGATCCTTAATACTGGTGCGTAACTTACGCTGGACTTCATGCAACTCCACCTCTTGTACGCGTATCGGATCAATCTCTTTACGATACTGGGCACGAGAATCTTTCAGGCAACTGTTCACCCAATACTTTTGATAGCACTCAGAGTTGGTTTTTTCCCAACGGTATTTAGCCCAATCGCGTTGCAACTCCAGTTTACGTTCAATCTTGTCGAGCTGCTCAAGCTGAGCTTCTTCAGCAGGGGTAGCCAGCACTAAAGCGCTGAAGGAGCACGCAAGCAGGAATGCCCCTAATGAAATCAGAGAGCGCAAGGTGACGGGCTTTATCAAATCTCGACCTTTGCGCCCAGCTCAACTATGCGATTGGCAGGAATCTTGAAGAAGTCAGATTGGCGACCGGCATTTTGATACATCCAACAGAACAGGCGTTCACGCCATATTGCCATACCCGGAATTGCTGATGGAACGATCGTATCGCGCGACAGGAAGAATGAAGTGTTCATTAAATCAAACTTCATACCGAAAGTTTTCTCAATCAAATCAATAATGGAGCCCATGTCTGGAGTTTCTTTAAAACCATAGATTGCACGCACTACATGGATGTTGCCACCAAGATCCTTCATGGTGATGCGCTCTTCATCGCTGACATAAGGCACATCCCAAATGCTGACCTTCAAGAAGAAAACTCGCTCATGTAGAACGTGGTTATGTTTGAGGTTATGCAAGAAAGAAACTGGCAAGTAATCAACATGTGCCGTCAGGAACACAGCAGCACCCTCAACCCGATGCGGCGGATGCTTGAGCAAGGACTCGATGAAGCTGCCCAGCTGAATACCCTCTTCCATAGCGCGCTTACGCAAAATCTGACGGCCCCTGAACCAAGTAATGAGGCAAGTGAAGCACAGCAAACCGAGCGCCAATGGGTACCAACCGCCATCTTTAATTTTAATTAAGTTCGCAGTCCAGAATGCAAGGTCAACTACAAAAAATGCGATCGTGACAAAGCTCACCAAAATGATGTTCATCTTCCATTCACGGAACATCACTACAGCTAGCAGAATGGTTGTAATCAGCATGGTTGTAGTTACCGAAATACCGTATGCCGCTGCTAGATTCATGGAACCTTTAAAGGAAACAACCGTTGCAACCACCATGAAGAGTAAGGCCCAGTTGACAATCGGAATATAAATCTGCCCCTGCTCAGAATCAGATGTGTGCAAGATGTTCATACGCGGCATAAAGCCAAGCAAGATAGCCTGACTTACCAGCGAGTAAGCGCCAGAGATAACTGCCTGCGAAGCAATCACAGTAGCAGCAGTAGCTAAACCCACTGTTGGCCACAAAGCCCAATCTGGAACCATTAAATAGAACGGGTTTTTAATTGCCTCTGGGTTAGACAAAACTAAAGCACCTTGACCCAAATAATTAATTAACAAGCTAGGCAGCACCACAAGCAGCCAAGCGTAACGCACTGGGGTACGTCCGAAGTGGCCCATATCCAAGTACAGTGCCTCAACACCAGTCACAACCAATACAACTGCACCCATCACAATATAAGCAGTGGTTGGATGGTCAATGATGAAACGCACGGCATACGCAGGATTAAATGCCTCAATGATCTGAGGTGCACCCCCGATATTAATAATGCCCAATACAGCGAGAGTTAAAAACCATGCCAAGGTAACCGGTCCAAATAACTTACCTACGGCTGCAGTGCCTTGTTTCTGTATCAGAAACAAGGCAACCAAAATCACCAATGAAATCGGAATAATGAATTTATGCAAAGCGGGTGCGGCAATCTCAATACCTTCTACTGCAGATAAAACAGAAATTGCCGGCGTGATAACAGACTCACCCAAGAGCATGCATGCACCAAACATGCCGATAATCATGAAGAAGAAGTAACTTTTTGATTTGCTATCGAAAGAGCGCAATGCAAGAGCCATCAGCGAGAGAACGCCACCCTCCCCCTTGTTATCTGCTCGCATAACGAACAAGACATACTTCACTGTCACTACCAAAATCAGGGCCCAGATCATCATGGAAATCACGCCAAAGAGCACTTCTGGTGTGAACGCAATACCATGCTGAGGATCAAAACATTCTTTCAGCGCATAGAGCGGGCTGGTACCAATGTCACCAAAGACGACACCAATAGCCGCAAGCATCATGACGCCGAGGCTTTTTTATGCTCGCCGCCCGTTCCATGAACCTCAACTGGGTTCAAAAGTGTGGAGCTAGAAAACTCTGGATTGCTAATGATGGACATCTCAAAACCTTAAGGTGATGTTGCATGGCAATATGTTACTCCTTATGCAGGTTGACTCAGGGAGGATATTTACCCCTCAAAACCGCTTATTTAAGCTCTATTTACAGGTATATCTCGACAAGGAGCCCTAAAAAATGGTAGAATTTTAGCTTCAGACGCGGGGTGGAGCAGTCTGGCAGCTCGTCGGGCTCATAACCCGAAGGTCGTAGGTTCAAATCCTGCCCCCGCAACCAAGAATTACAGCTCTAAGCCCTTATTTATAAGGGCTTTTTGCTTTTTTGGGGTTTCGAGTCCAATCCTCACCCCAAAATAGGGAAAAGATCCTTTTTGGATGAGCTCAGTTGTCTACTATCCTAAATACAGGGAATAAATCAACAATTCCCATGAATTGCCTATTTTGGAGAACAAGTGATGACATTAACAAGTAAATTGATTGCGATAGCCTGTGGTTCACTCATTAGTTTAGGAGCGATCGCTCAAAACTATCCTAGCAAACCCATCAAAATCGTTGTGCCGTTTGCCCCCGGTGGAAGCGCCGACATCATTGCACGCAGTATGGCCGAGCCTTTAGGTAAGCAACTCGGTCAATCTGTCATTGTTGAAAACAAAGCTGGCGATGGTGGCTCTCTTGGTGCACTAGAAGTGGTACGTGCCCCTAAGGATGGATACACCTTAGGCATGGCTACCATTTCTACTACAGCTTCTAATCCTGCAATTAATACCAGGATTGGTTACGACCCGCTGAAGGATTTCACAGCAATTACCAATATTGCGGCAACACCTAATGTGATTGTGGTGAACCCATCATTCCCAGCAAGAGATTACAAAACCTTTATCGAGGTCATCAAAAAGAATCCTGGCAAATATTCCTATGCGAGCTCAGGCACTGGTGGCATAGGTCATATGCAAACAGAATTATTTAAGAGTTTGACTGGAACCTATATTGTTCATATTCCTTGCCGTGGTGCAGGCCCCGGCCTCGTTGATGTTGTAGCTGGTCACGTGCCCATCATGTTTGACAACCTACCTTCTGCCCTTCCCTTCATCAAAGATGGTCGACTCATTCCGATTGTTATTGCTGCACCAAAACGCCTGGCGATCTTGCCAAATGTGCCTACATTTGCTGAGGTAGGCTTAGCACCAGCCAACAGAATGGCTTACTACGGTCTCTTAGGGCCTGCAGGCCTGCCTAAAGATGTTGTAGACAAGATTTATGCAGCTGCTCAAAAGGCAGTCTTAGATCCTGCCGTCAGAAAACGGATTGAAGATACTGGCTCCATCATTAATGTGAATGGTCCCGAGGCCTTCTCCAAGGAAATGGCTGCAGAGCTTGCGACCTACAAAGAAGTTGTTACTAAGCAGAAATTAGAATTAGAGTAATCACTAAATAATTAAGAGTCGCCTAAGAAAACTGCCCAAGAAAATTTGAGCAGTTTGGCTAAGCTAGATTAGGGATTGAGTGCGGCGATGAACTGCACCCAATCTTTTTTTCCATGGCCAGTTTTACATCATGGGGCCAGCTCAATTAAACCTATCAACATCTCTGCCAGATGCGTGCAAAGCCTTTTGACACAGCGGACAGGTAATGCCATCCCAATCTTGCAATGAGTCAGCCTCATCGCATTGACTGCAATTTAAACACTCACTCAATCCAATTGAGTTGGGAACCGTGTACTCAGCAACAGCATGGCACTTCTGGCAAAACTTGACGACATGGGTAAAGTAGACATCCTTCCCCATGCCAAAGGAGCCAATGCAATTAAACCCGCAGCCTCGACAAGCAAAGCGATATCTGGTCGTCATAGCAATGGGTTTATTTATTTAAGGTGTCAAGAAACTGCATCTTAAATTGAGTCATCAATAAAGAACGCTCCTGATTTGCAACGCCAGTCGTAATTTTTTTATAAATTAAGCCGTCATACACGCGATCTATTTTTGCGAAATAGTTTTGGTAGACCTTGCGAAGTGACGGATTTTGAATTTTCATTGCAATCTGCCTGCACTTTTGCGTTTCTCGCTTGAACTTTGCAAGCAACACCGTCTCATCTGTGCTTAATTTGTTTGGGGATGAGTACAAGAACTTAGAGCTTGGATTCGCAGGGTCTAAGGCAAAAATTGTGCCGTTAATAGATTGGGCAGTTTTACCTTCATTGACCGCCTGAATACACAGAGCAATCTCATTTTGAATGTCATCCTTTGGCTTTGGCGCAGAAGCACTCTTGGAGGGCGCAATTGATGGCTTAGATTGCATAGTTGCCACATTTGATTGCGTTGAAATATTTTCATTGCTAGCGCAGCCACCCAAAAGCCCTAAAGCAATAGAGCTAATTAATAATAGTTTTTTCATTTTTACCCAAATATCCAAAGCAAATAACTCAATTGGTGAAGTATTTGCTAGATTAGTAATAACTCTCGTATGCAGAATGAAGAATACGAAAGCCCTAAATACCTAATATCCATGCATTTGCATGACATATACCCTTGCTAGCAAATATCGCTAAACAAATGGCGGACTTTAAGGAATTAGGATTTGGGTGGCTTGTAAGGACAGTCGGCTATATCGCCAAGAATGAGCCTATCCTCAGATAGGTTGTACGCAGATCGAAAATCTGGTGATACTGGAAGCTCTAAAGATGCACTTCCCACATTTCCGGTGACGTGAGACATCAAAAATAAAGTGTATACAGGCTCTTCATCGCTTGCCACTTCAACTGCAGATAACGAATTTGCGCTGAGCTCAAGAGTAGTGCAGCCAGGCGAGTACAGACAGGCGCGCTCTACTGCGCTCTRAATAAAAATATTTCCCGCCATTACCTTGAAGGTAATAATGAAAATGCAAATAGCGAGAATTAAATTTTTCTTATTCAAGAACATTGCAAAGATTTTATACTTTTTGTCACATATGTAATTTCATCATACAAAAAATCAGCATCCACTCAATTGATAATTAATAAGCTGTAAAAAATCATGCACTTAGAGCCTTGAACAACAATTAGGAGCCAGAATCAAAGAGCTTCAACATTCACTAGGTATAATTTGACTTCAGATATCTCCACAGAGAAGAGCATGAAAGTATTTCTAATGCGTCTATGGAGAAAATTAAATTATTTTCTTCGCACTCAACCTCAAATTGCAGTTCAGTCAAGCAAAGAGGTTTTGCGCAGACAGGAAACATCTAATCACATAGATGCCCTACATCCAGCACTTTGTACTGTTGTCATTCCAGCGCTTAATGAAGAGAAGGCAATTGAGTCGGTAATTCAATACGCGCAAAAGGACGCCTTCACTGGAGAGGTGATTGTGATTGATGACAGTTCTATTGACAACACAGCTCAAATAGCCCGGGCCGCTGGAGCGCAAATTCATAGGAGCTCAATGCTAGGTAAAGGTGCCTCGATGCTTGACGGTGTTCAAGTCGCCATGCATGAGTACATTGTTTTTTAGATGGCGACCTATCTGGCCTAGAAGAAAATATCATTGCAAAAATGGTAGCACCACTGATTGCAGGCGATGCTGACTTTGTAAAAGCAAAATTTGGTAGGGGCGGTGGACGAGTTACCGAACTAACTGCCAAGCCCATGCTCAAAGTATTTTTCCTAGAATTGGCTGGGATTTCTCAACCACTCGGCGGAGTTATTGCAGCCAAAGCCTCCTTACTTAAAAAGCTTAC
This window contains:
- the radA gene encoding DNA repair protein RadA translates to MAKIKTIYICQSCGGTSAKWQGQCPSCQAWNTLEEGLPEVSSNTRFQGLAQSLPRQKLSAISAEDLPRFSTGVEEFDRVLGGGLVPGGVVLLGGDPGIGKSTLLLQALAEMSAAGMNVLYSSGEESAAQIALRAKRIALDAPQLEVLAEIQLEKLLSIMDTVKPQVLVVDSIQTLYSEVLSSAPGSVAQVRECAAQLTRAAKSSGICVLMVGHVTKDGHLAGPRVLEHIVDTVLYFEGDTHSSFRLVRSIKNRFGAVNELGVFAMTEKGLRGVANPSAIFLSQHAEMVPGACVLVTQEGSRPLLVEIQALVDTAHIPNPRRLAVGLEQARLAMLLAVLHRHAGIACFDQDVFLNAVGGVKISEPAADLAVLLAIQSSIRNKALPKELIVFGEVGLAGEIRPCPRGQERLKEAAKLGFTVAIIPKANMPKIPGLRVIPVERIDQAISAAAELS
- a CDS encoding potassium transporter Kup, translating into MMLAAIGVVFGDIGTSPLYALKECFDPQHGIAFTPEVLFGVISMMIWALILVVTVKYVLFVMRADNKGEGGVLSLMALALRSFDSKSKSYFFFMIIGMFGACMLLGESVITPAISVLSAVEGIEIAAPALHKFIIPISLVILVALFLIQKQGTAAVGKLFGPVTLAWFLTLAVLGIINIGGAPQIIEAFNPAYAVRFIIDHPTTAYIVMGAVVLVVTGVEALYLDMGHFGRTPVRYAWLLVVLPSLLINYLGQGALVLSNPEAIKNPFYLMVPDWALWPTVGLATAATVIASQAVISGAYSLVSQAILLGFMPRMNILHTSDSEQGQIYIPIVNWALLFMVVATVVSFKGSMNLAAAYGISVTTTMLITTILLAVVMFREWKMNIILVSFVTIAFFVVDLAFWTANLIKIKDGGWYPLALGLLCFTCLITWFRGRQILRKRAMEEGIQLGSFIESLLKHPPHRVEGAAVFLTAHVDYLPVSFLHNLKHNHVLHERVFFLKVSIWDVPYVSDEERITMKDLGGNIHVVRAIYGFKETPDMGSIIDLIEKTFGMKFDLMNTSFFLSRDTIVPSAIPGMAIWRERLFCWMYQNAGRQSDFFKIPANRIVELGAKVEI
- a CDS encoding tripartite tricarboxylate transporter substrate binding protein BugE encodes the protein MTLTSKLIAIACGSLISLGAIAQNYPSKPIKIVVPFAPGGSADIIARSMAEPLGKQLGQSVIVENKAGDGGSLGALEVVRAPKDGYTLGMATISTTASNPAINTRIGYDPLKDFTAITNIAATPNVIVVNPSFPARDYKTFIEVIKKNPGKYSYASSGTGGIGHMQTELFKSLTGTYIVHIPCRGAGPGLVDVVAGHVPIMFDNLPSALPFIKDGRLIPIVIAAPKRLAILPNVPTFAEVGLAPANRMAYYGLLGPAGLPKDVVDKIYAAAQKAVLDPAVRKRIEDTGSIINVNGPEAFSKEMAAELATYKEVVTKQKLELE
- a CDS encoding glycosyltransferase codes for the protein MKVFLMRLWRKLNYFLRTQPQIAVQSSKEVLRRQETSNHIDALHPALCTVVIPALNEEKAIESVIQYAQKDAFTGEVIVIDDSSIDNTAQIARAAGAQIHRSSMLGKGASMLDGVQVAMHEYIVF